The Leadbettera azotonutricia ZAS-9 genome has a window encoding:
- a CDS encoding alanyl-tRNA editing protein, which translates to MPTEKLYYDFCSGDIFNARILELRPLGDKAAIILDKTIFYPEGGGQGGDRGTINGIPLLDVQEKNREILHLVSSTSGLVLGEVALQLDAKRRRDLTVSHSAQHLLSGTILRLTGKHTVSMHLGDEVCTIDVDAQELTEDALLAVEEAVADAIEENHPLAIHLCPPEKVESFPLRKVPPQGEEVIRVVEIEGCDFSPCCGTHIKSTGEIGMLRILGAEKHKGMTRLMFIAGRRCLADSRSLRKNGDIISRLLKVPVAEIGRGVLDYMDKAAAIEKRLKVMEEDAARVKAEALVKKASQPAAGTDSTGAARNASAIFEAYTDSDIDEILRIGRMAQKLTDKILVLVSERDLKFCCLCGAKGVDVRPLVKDAFERADGKGGGGPSFFQGSFASPEALAEFMKAVRV; encoded by the coding sequence ATGCCTACAGAAAAGCTCTATTACGATTTTTGCTCCGGCGATATTTTTAATGCCCGCATCCTCGAGCTTCGCCCCCTGGGGGATAAGGCCGCGATCATTTTGGACAAGACCATCTTCTACCCCGAAGGCGGAGGCCAGGGCGGCGACAGGGGGACTATCAACGGCATCCCCCTTTTGGATGTGCAGGAAAAAAACAGGGAGATACTCCATCTTGTTTCAAGCACATCCGGCCTTGTGCTTGGAGAGGTGGCCCTGCAGCTGGATGCGAAGAGGCGCAGGGATCTGACAGTAAGCCACAGCGCCCAGCATCTCCTTTCGGGGACTATTCTGCGGCTTACCGGAAAGCACACGGTCTCCATGCATTTAGGGGATGAAGTCTGCACCATTGATGTGGACGCTCAGGAATTGACTGAAGACGCCCTCCTGGCAGTAGAGGAAGCAGTTGCTGATGCAATCGAAGAAAATCATCCTCTTGCTATTCACCTCTGCCCGCCTGAGAAAGTCGAAAGCTTCCCCCTGCGCAAAGTACCGCCCCAGGGCGAGGAAGTAATCAGGGTGGTGGAGATCGAAGGCTGCGATTTTTCGCCCTGCTGCGGGACCCATATCAAGTCAACAGGGGAAATCGGCATGCTCAGGATATTGGGCGCCGAAAAGCACAAGGGCATGACCAGGCTGATGTTTATTGCAGGAAGGCGCTGCCTCGCCGACAGCCGTTCTTTGCGGAAGAACGGGGATATCATTTCCCGGCTATTAAAAGTCCCGGTGGCGGAAATCGGCAGAGGGGTACTGGATTATATGGACAAGGCTGCTGCCATCGAAAAGCGGCTCAAGGTGATGGAAGAAGATGCCGCCAGGGTTAAAGCAGAGGCTCTGGTAAAAAAGGCCAGTCAGCCGGCGGCAGGCACTGATAGTACGGGCGCCGCAAGAAATGCTTCTGCCATTTTTGAAGCATACACTGATTCGGATATTGACGAGATCCTCCGCATAGGCAGAATGGCGCAAAAACTCACCGACAAGATTCTCGTGCTTGTTTCCGAAAGGGATCTCAAGTTCTGTTGTCTCTGCGGGGCCAAAGGCGTTGATGTGCGGCCCCTTGTCAAGGATGCCTTTGAAAGGGCCGACGGAAAGGGCGGGGGAGGCCCTTCATTTTTTCAGGGGAGCTTTGCTTCTCCGGAAGCCCTGGCCGAGTTTATGAAGGCGGTTAGAGTCTGA
- a CDS encoding MlaD family protein: MNISRYVKIALFFIVLGGAGTVYIVLSADGINQMNTTSYEVVLQDATGLSTRSKIYLAGVVVGKVQQIELNGTEARLKLGLLRNVELHQDAMLSRKSSSILGTSVLALDPGTELTPLLAPGGFINTDRSGSGDMSAIMGTVQEMGGQITGLLEEFQKNQLALLAVSLQTFNSIAQKIDASTDAQLDNISRILTSTALITERTEGLLRNGETDIGASVTDMHELIANLRAITEDIRAGRGNVGQALYDGELYLSLLRTAQTTEEAAVKLKDALDSVNHLAKNIDGVVTDAGEIVSKATGLGIQVDTNARYDFLSEQVRAAASIRLDPRSNDRWYRIGVSSAPDGVASRTVKQTTDSSGAVTYEDTTETRYSFNIDAELARRFGFLTLRGGLLENSAGIGLDIQPLSWASISGEAFNFRTGEMPNLRGTLTIYPFFDPDSNKPWNWIYFRGGINDALSKNRDFFLGGGLRFADREVKGLVGLVPVLNN, from the coding sequence ATGAATATTTCACGTTATGTAAAAATTGCGTTGTTCTTCATTGTTCTCGGAGGCGCCGGAACGGTTTATATCGTGCTGTCCGCCGACGGCATCAATCAGATGAACACTACAAGCTACGAAGTAGTGCTGCAGGATGCCACAGGCCTTTCCACCAGATCCAAAATCTACCTCGCCGGTGTAGTGGTAGGAAAAGTGCAGCAGATAGAGCTTAACGGAACTGAAGCCCGCCTTAAATTGGGGCTGCTCAGGAATGTTGAACTCCACCAGGATGCCATGCTCAGCCGAAAATCTTCCTCCATCCTGGGTACTTCGGTGCTTGCCCTTGATCCCGGCACCGAATTGACTCCCCTTCTGGCGCCTGGAGGCTTTATCAACACCGACAGGAGCGGCTCAGGCGACATGAGCGCCATTATGGGGACAGTCCAGGAGATGGGTGGGCAGATTACAGGCCTCCTCGAGGAATTCCAAAAAAACCAGCTGGCTCTTTTGGCGGTATCCCTTCAGACTTTCAATTCCATAGCACAAAAAATCGATGCCAGCACCGATGCCCAGCTGGACAATATTTCCCGCATTCTGACATCCACAGCATTGATAACCGAAAGGACCGAAGGGCTCCTCAGGAACGGCGAAACAGATATAGGCGCTTCAGTCACAGATATGCACGAATTGATTGCCAATCTCAGGGCTATAACCGAAGACATACGCGCGGGCAGAGGGAATGTCGGCCAGGCCCTCTATGACGGTGAACTCTATTTGAGCCTGCTCAGGACAGCGCAAACAACCGAAGAGGCCGCAGTAAAACTAAAAGACGCCCTGGACAGTGTCAATCACCTGGCCAAAAACATTGACGGTGTTGTCACTGACGCGGGGGAAATTGTGAGCAAGGCTACCGGCCTCGGCATACAGGTGGATACCAATGCCCGCTATGACTTCCTGTCCGAGCAGGTAAGGGCTGCAGCATCCATCAGGCTCGATCCGCGTTCCAATGATCGCTGGTACAGGATAGGGGTTTCTTCGGCCCCCGACGGTGTCGCAAGCCGCACCGTAAAACAGACCACCGACAGTTCGGGCGCAGTCACTTACGAAGACACCACCGAAACCCGCTACTCCTTCAACATTGACGCGGAGCTTGCCCGCCGTTTCGGCTTCCTTACCCTGAGGGGCGGCCTCCTCGAAAACAGCGCCGGCATTGGCCTGGACATACAACCCCTGAGCTGGGCAAGCATATCGGGCGAAGCCTTCAACTTCAGGACCGGCGAGATGCCGAACCTCAGAGGGACACTCACCATCTACCCATTCTTCGATCCCGATTCAAATAAACCCTGGAACTGGATCTACTTCCGGGGGGGCATCAACGACGCCCTGAGCAAAAACCGCGACTTCTTCCTCGGCGGCGGCCTCCGCTTTGCCGACCGGGAAGTGAAAGGCTTAGTCGGACTGGTGCCGGTACTGAATAATTAG
- a CDS encoding ABC transporter ATP-binding protein produces the protein MNSIIRTEHLRKSFDSNHVLKDISLSIEEKSICAVIGQSGTGKSVLFKTIMGMLRPDSGKVWFKDTELSALRKGDLIPLRKSFGYSFQNAALFDSMTVEENLAFPLKEALRIHSKTEIKNRVSTLLEWIELPGIESKRPDELSGGMRKRVGVARALIMKPEVLFFDEPTTGLDPVLSETINNLVVRVNKELQITCVMITHDIPAAFRIAEKIYFLDQGYIAAEGSPGEIAKSDHQMVKDFIRISFSEFKA, from the coding sequence ATGAATAGCATCATCCGCACAGAGCATTTACGCAAGTCGTTTGACTCAAACCATGTGCTGAAGGATATCAGCCTGAGCATAGAAGAAAAATCCATCTGCGCTGTCATAGGCCAGAGCGGCACCGGCAAGAGCGTCCTCTTTAAAACCATCATGGGGATGCTGCGGCCCGATTCAGGCAAAGTTTGGTTCAAGGATACCGAACTTTCGGCATTGCGAAAGGGCGATCTTATCCCCTTAAGAAAATCCTTTGGCTATTCCTTCCAGAACGCTGCCCTCTTCGATTCCATGACTGTGGAAGAAAACCTCGCTTTCCCCCTGAAAGAAGCGCTGAGGATACACAGCAAAACCGAAATAAAAAACAGGGTGAGCACGCTCCTTGAATGGATAGAGCTGCCCGGTATAGAGTCTAAAAGGCCGGATGAATTATCCGGGGGGATGAGGAAGCGGGTCGGCGTGGCAAGGGCGCTCATCATGAAGCCGGAAGTGCTTTTTTTTGACGAGCCCACAACGGGCCTCGATCCTGTACTCTCGGAAACCATAAATAACCTGGTGGTACGGGTTAACAAGGAGCTGCAAATTACCTGTGTGATGATTACCCACGATATACCCGCCGCATTCAGGATTGCAGAAAAAATCTATTTTCTGGATCAGGGCTATATCGCGGCAGAAGGCAGCCCCGGAGAAATAGCGAAGTCAGATCACCAAATGGTCAAGGACTTTATCCGCATATCGTTCAGCGAGTTCAAAGCATGA
- a CDS encoding MlaE family ABC transporter permease, whose amino-acid sequence MFRNIIKKLEILGRYFAFVGEVFGGFFKRPFHIALYINEIEHLGVNSAPIILLSGAAMGMIFALQMVSILADFHAEIGVGAAVAIALARELSPVITTLMLIAKNGSAMAAELGTMKVTEQIDALESMSVSPVHYLVLPKVVASIVIYPVLTLLSNVIGSLGAFTISIYLYNVDSAGYTDYLLDFLSPRDVFCGLIKSAVMGIMVATICCFNGLRTIQGAKGVGDSATKAVVISSVAILVADYLLDTIMMGWIYA is encoded by the coding sequence ATGTTCAGGAATATTATAAAAAAGTTGGAAATCCTGGGCCGCTATTTTGCTTTTGTCGGAGAGGTGTTCGGCGGCTTTTTTAAACGCCCTTTCCATATTGCCCTCTATATCAACGAAATTGAACATTTGGGGGTCAACTCGGCCCCAATCATCCTCCTTTCAGGGGCGGCCATGGGCATGATCTTTGCCCTTCAGATGGTTTCCATACTTGCGGACTTTCATGCCGAAATCGGCGTCGGAGCCGCGGTTGCAATTGCCCTGGCGCGGGAGCTTTCCCCGGTGATCACAACCCTCATGCTCATTGCCAAGAATGGTTCAGCCATGGCTGCAGAATTGGGAACCATGAAAGTAACTGAGCAGATCGATGCCCTCGAGTCCATGTCCGTTTCACCGGTGCATTACCTGGTGCTGCCCAAGGTAGTGGCTTCCATAGTGATTTATCCGGTACTCACCCTGCTTTCCAATGTGATAGGATCATTGGGGGCATTTACGATTTCAATATATCTCTATAATGTGGACTCCGCAGGTTATACCGATTACCTTCTCGATTTCTTAAGCCCCAGGGATGTTTTCTGCGGCCTTATTAAATCGGCGGTTATGGGGATCATGGTGGCGACCATCTGCTGTTTCAACGGGCTCAGGACCATCCAGGGCGCAAAGGGCGTGGGCGACAGCGCCACCAAGGCGGTGGTGATTTCATCGGTCGCCATATTGGTGGCCGATTATCTTCTGGACACTATCATGATGGGATGGATCTACGCATGA
- a CDS encoding GerMN domain-containing protein encodes MAQRKGPDPKSKTPPPRNGTARRIPWIFIFWAAFLVVIFSLFLLNGDKIRKTLKDTQFIERLLSKPVADTSVQPLLPLPGDDFSAKTENPPADTAKPNGSGQPVSDEQPNPADPPPAAKPTEKPAAKPAGTAAPKPEPAKPAAQPRTKTSDRTLYFTQIDSDGIILRVKTIRSLAVSDSPMVDALKALISGPDAEEKRRDMVSLIPQGVRILNATVRGNTAYISFSEELQYNTYGVEGYAAALKQLVWTVTEFPNVRDVQILIEGRRIDYLGEGIWIGSPVSREMLN; translated from the coding sequence ATGGCGCAGCGGAAAGGGCCTGACCCAAAATCCAAGACTCCACCTCCACGCAATGGCACTGCCCGCCGCATACCCTGGATATTTATTTTTTGGGCTGCCTTTCTTGTGGTGATCTTCAGCCTCTTCCTTTTAAACGGTGATAAGATACGCAAGACCCTGAAAGATACTCAATTTATCGAAAGATTGCTCAGTAAGCCTGTGGCGGATACCAGCGTGCAGCCCCTTCTTCCCCTGCCTGGCGATGATTTCTCCGCAAAGACAGAAAACCCCCCAGCCGATACCGCCAAGCCCAACGGATCCGGGCAGCCTGTCTCTGACGAGCAGCCCAACCCTGCTGATCCGCCGCCGGCCGCCAAGCCTACAGAAAAACCGGCTGCCAAACCCGCAGGGACCGCTGCTCCCAAACCGGAGCCGGCCAAGCCCGCTGCGCAGCCCCGGACCAAAACGAGCGATCGTACCCTCTACTTTACCCAGATTGATTCTGACGGCATCATACTCAGGGTTAAAACCATACGCAGTCTGGCTGTTTCTGATTCTCCCATGGTCGATGCCCTTAAGGCGCTCATCTCAGGGCCGGATGCCGAAGAAAAACGGCGGGACATGGTGTCCCTCATCCCCCAGGGCGTCAGAATACTGAACGCCACAGTCAGGGGCAATACAGCCTACATCAGTTTTAGCGAAGAGCTTCAGTACAATACCTACGGTGTTGAAGGCTATGCCGCCGCCCTTAAACAGCTTGTGTGGACAGTTACAGAGTTTCCCAATGTGCGGGATGTGCAGATCCTCATCGAAGGCCGGCGCATAGATTACCTTGGCGAAGGGATCTGGATAGGAAGCCCGGTGAGCAGGGAAATGCTTAATTAG
- a CDS encoding helix-turn-helix domain-containing protein produces MILINFWKRVKDLIKQKGLTEIKVAQTCGIPVSTFTGWMYKGFYPSVYDGYNIARALGVSIEYLMTGKEKHEKPGNTELENIRLLLHKVEDRLDKMKL; encoded by the coding sequence ATGATATTAATTAATTTTTGGAAACGGGTGAAGGACCTGATAAAACAGAAAGGATTGACAGAGATTAAAGTCGCGCAAACCTGCGGAATACCTGTAAGCACATTTACAGGCTGGATGTACAAGGGCTTTTATCCCAGTGTATATGACGGGTATAATATTGCTCGTGCTTTAGGGGTAAGCATTGAATACCTGATGACAGGCAAAGAAAAACACGAGAAACCCGGAAACACAGAACTTGAAAACATCCGCCTGTTATTGCACAAGGTTGAAGACAGACTGGATAAAATGAAACTGTAA
- a CDS encoding M23 family metallopeptidase has product MASVHEYKRFENSLVQKVKNGASVAAGAVAAFFKAIGRAITRRYTVVLVPHSEKKVYNLHITVFSIFCFFLVLAGVLGAFFWYGASYNHTRGTLADKNTRLRDTQASLDQLRDEVTQLLREARNFEPALSSTLSTLGADVKGINNTAVASAGDLSSFFDIKETPEGIIQEVEDVRRLSEYLAAASGPVKEIGTLLDSQSALLTEIPSIWPIKGGIGHVSMFFGQNENPFTGQYYIHKGIDLSTYRQGDPILATADGQVVAVEFEQGGFGNNVIIRHKHGFYTRYGHMLSFRVKAGQRVQQGEVIGYIGNTGLSTGPHVHYEVHIGSDVVDPFKYLNIRSSIAKPGAK; this is encoded by the coding sequence GTGGCGTCTGTCCATGAGTACAAGCGGTTTGAAAACAGCCTCGTCCAAAAGGTGAAGAACGGCGCTTCTGTAGCTGCCGGAGCTGTTGCCGCGTTCTTTAAAGCCATAGGCAGAGCCATAACCCGGCGCTATACGGTGGTTCTTGTTCCCCACTCGGAAAAAAAGGTCTATAACCTCCATATCACGGTTTTTTCGATATTTTGCTTTTTCCTGGTCCTGGCAGGCGTTCTGGGCGCCTTCTTCTGGTACGGGGCTTCCTATAACCACACCAGGGGCACCCTGGCCGACAAGAACACCCGCCTAAGAGACACACAGGCAAGCCTGGATCAGCTCCGGGACGAGGTTACCCAGCTTTTACGGGAGGCCAGGAATTTTGAGCCTGCCCTGAGTTCCACCCTTTCGACCCTGGGCGCCGATGTAAAAGGCATCAACAACACTGCGGTGGCTTCCGCCGGCGACCTTTCATCTTTCTTCGATATAAAAGAGACCCCCGAGGGCATCATCCAGGAAGTTGAGGATGTGCGCCGCCTTTCGGAATACCTTGCCGCTGCTTCCGGGCCGGTCAAGGAAATCGGCACCCTGCTCGATTCCCAGAGCGCCCTCCTCACCGAGATTCCTTCTATATGGCCCATCAAAGGCGGCATCGGCCATGTCTCCATGTTCTTCGGGCAGAACGAAAACCCCTTCACCGGACAGTACTATATCCATAAGGGCATAGACCTCTCCACCTACCGCCAGGGCGATCCCATACTGGCAACTGCGGACGGACAGGTTGTGGCGGTGGAATTTGAACAGGGCGGCTTCGGCAACAATGTCATTATACGGCACAAGCACGGCTTTTATACCCGCTACGGACATATGCTTTCCTTCAGGGTGAAGGCGGGCCAGCGGGTGCAGCAGGGCGAAGTGATTGGCTACATAGGCAATACCGGCCTTTCCACAGGGCCCCATGTCCATTACGAGGTTCACATCGGGTCCGATGTGGTTGACCCCTTCAAATACCTCAATATCCGTTCCAGCATAGCCAAACCTGGCGCCAAGTAG
- a CDS encoding bactofilin family protein, producing MTIHEDFSINTIIGPGTNVSGDIESGGFTRVDGNILGDVKAKGRVVIGERARMRSNVSGTYVTVGGVVCGNVLASERLVILATGLVMGDIITRRIQADEGCLIHGKVKVCKNDEAWNKAIAEYRDISGFRESHGREHATAAAFAKNHG from the coding sequence ATGACCATTCACGAAGATTTCTCCATTAATACCATCATCGGTCCCGGCACAAATGTTTCCGGCGACATAGAATCCGGGGGCTTCACCCGGGTGGACGGCAATATACTGGGGGATGTCAAAGCCAAAGGCCGGGTTGTCATAGGCGAACGGGCCAGGATGAGGAGCAATGTGTCGGGCACCTATGTTACCGTGGGCGGCGTGGTCTGCGGGAATGTGCTGGCGTCGGAAAGGCTCGTCATACTTGCCACGGGCCTTGTAATGGGCGACATCATCACCCGGCGCATCCAGGCTGACGAAGGCTGCCTCATACACGGCAAGGTCAAGGTGTGCAAAAACGACGAAGCCTGGAACAAGGCCATTGCCGAATACCGCGATATTTCGGGCTTCAGGGAATCCCACGGCAGGGAACATGCGACAGCCGCTGCCTTTGCAAAGAACCATGGATAA
- a CDS encoding YaaR family protein has translation MDKVDLTSNPASLLNSQLFNNPKTQAKKSRGKGGIDAARFSDAPERSFLEALGDLGPLKDTSPSEEAVQQLLDNVRSTGDDLKNRPFPGEILNYKKAVRDFIHYVVENSYALVESAGIPNAQKPGYKGSLREDRIKQIHYHSIQVIDRKLDELAASILSGQASRMDRVAKLDEITGLLVDLTITGKIKERDE, from the coding sequence ATGGATAAGGTCGATTTAACAAGCAACCCTGCATCGTTATTGAACTCCCAGCTTTTCAACAACCCAAAAACGCAAGCCAAGAAATCCAGGGGAAAAGGCGGCATCGATGCGGCCCGTTTTTCCGATGCCCCGGAACGCTCCTTCCTCGAAGCCCTGGGGGATTTAGGCCCGCTAAAAGACACCAGCCCCTCGGAAGAAGCAGTGCAGCAGCTTCTGGACAATGTCCGCAGCACTGGGGACGATCTTAAAAACAGGCCTTTCCCTGGCGAAATTCTCAACTATAAAAAGGCAGTGCGCGATTTTATCCACTATGTGGTGGAGAACAGCTATGCCCTGGTAGAAAGCGCCGGCATACCAAATGCGCAGAAACCAGGCTACAAAGGCTCCCTCCGGGAAGACCGCATAAAACAGATTCATTATCATAGCATTCAAGTCATAGACCGCAAGCTGGACGAGCTTGCCGCGAGCATACTTTCGGGGCAGGCAAGCCGGATGGACCGGGTTGCGAAGCTCGATGAAATTACAGGCCTCTTGGTAGACCTGACCATTACAGGTAAAATAAAGGAAAGAGATGAGTGA
- a CDS encoding PSP1 domain-containing protein, translated as MSDQDSYEDIIEDEMDEDISSLEDKPQDEETSSVITGEDLGSLNPDTPVYRLRLVYSNETFLAVWPGEALLPGGMVVLPTRYGRDLAQVIGPIQKHGQAMGEFAKIDRPASGEDLEKAKSHKEQEKEAFSICREKIKDHRLEMKLVSVHYLLEESKILFFFTAENRVDFRELVKDLVGIFKTRIELRQIGVRDESRVVGGLGVCGRGYCCHAVSDKLKPVSIKMAKDQNLSLNSMKISGPCGRLLCCLSYEHLFYNEQRRIIPQEGCKISFDGSVWKVTEVNVVLGKLKLVTEDGRYMQLPTSAFEKAEGRWSVKPGSAAL; from the coding sequence ATGAGTGATCAGGACAGCTACGAAGATATAATAGAAGACGAGATGGACGAAGACATCTCCTCCCTGGAGGACAAACCCCAGGATGAGGAAACATCTTCAGTCATCACCGGCGAAGACCTCGGCTCGCTGAACCCGGATACCCCGGTCTACCGCTTAAGGCTTGTCTATTCCAACGAGACCTTCCTGGCAGTCTGGCCCGGCGAAGCGCTCTTGCCTGGGGGTATGGTGGTGCTGCCTACCCGGTATGGCAGGGACTTGGCCCAGGTCATAGGCCCTATACAAAAACATGGCCAAGCCATGGGCGAATTCGCCAAAATAGACAGGCCCGCCTCCGGCGAGGATTTGGAAAAAGCCAAATCCCACAAAGAGCAGGAAAAAGAAGCTTTCAGTATTTGCAGGGAAAAAATAAAAGACCACCGCCTGGAAATGAAGCTTGTTTCGGTCCACTACCTTTTGGAAGAATCAAAAATCCTCTTCTTCTTTACCGCAGAAAACCGGGTGGACTTTAGGGAACTGGTAAAAGATCTGGTAGGGATTTTCAAAACCCGCATAGAGCTGCGCCAGATCGGCGTGCGGGATGAATCCCGGGTAGTGGGCGGCCTCGGGGTCTGCGGGAGGGGCTATTGCTGCCATGCGGTCTCGGACAAGCTCAAGCCTGTGTCAATCAAAATGGCAAAGGATCAGAACCTCTCCCTCAATTCCATGAAGATCTCGGGCCCCTGCGGAAGGCTTCTCTGCTGCCTCTCGTACGAACACCTTTTCTACAATGAGCAGCGCCGCATCATACCCCAGGAAGGCTGCAAAATCTCCTTTGACGGCTCTGTCTGGAAAGTTACCGAAGTGAACGTGGTGCTCGGAAAGCTCAAGCTGGTCACCGAAGATGGCAGATACATGCAGCTCCCCACCTCGGCTTTTGAAAAAGCCGAAGGCCGCTGGAGCGTCAAGCCCGGGTCAGCTGCACTATAA
- a CDS encoding ArsR/SmtB family transcription factor, producing MLKNYERLFRALGDEHRLEIIGLLMDKRSTHPQDTMSAASLLKKFPFSQPTLSHHMKILCESSLVARHKIGKNIFYTLDISGLKHLEEFIVQLTRA from the coding sequence ATGTTAAAGAACTACGAAAGGCTTTTCCGTGCCCTGGGCGATGAGCACAGGCTCGAGATTATTGGTTTATTGATGGATAAAAGGAGTACCCACCCTCAAGATACGATGAGCGCCGCGTCGCTGCTCAAGAAATTCCCCTTTTCCCAGCCGACCCTTTCCCATCACATGAAAATACTCTGTGAATCCAGTCTTGTTGCGCGGCACAAAATCGGGAAGAATATCTTCTACACCCTGGATATTTCGGGCCTTAAGCATCTTGAAGAATTTATAGTGCAGCTGACCCGGGCTTGA
- a CDS encoding helix-turn-helix domain-containing protein produces MNHRVAEIRKELDLNQEEFADRLGLKQTALSMIESGKNALTEKNIKIICSVLNVSETWLRTGIGPMFEASPYEKEFFAVYKTLLPETQKALLKFAKELLKVQKKTAK; encoded by the coding sequence ATGAATCATCGGGTTGCCGAAATACGCAAAGAACTCGACCTCAACCAGGAAGAATTTGCTGACCGCCTGGGCTTAAAGCAAACCGCCCTCTCCATGATCGAATCGGGGAAGAACGCCCTGACCGAGAAGAATATCAAAATAATCTGCTCCGTCCTCAATGTAAGCGAAACCTGGCTGCGCACTGGCATAGGTCCCATGTTCGAGGCATCCCCATACGAAAAAGAATTTTTTGCTGTTTATAAAACCCTGCTCCCCGAGACCCAGAAGGCGCTGCTCAAATTTGCGAAGGAGCTGCTCAAGGTACAGAAAAAGACGGCGAAGTAG